The Oscillospiraceae bacterium genome has a segment encoding these proteins:
- a CDS encoding DUF2357 domain-containing protein gives MKVKLLCADNTSIDLELSEQLPDTASVDFADCSCVKENGWYGIELTDFSEPIIKISLCVNENEIVPESSGETEINSHKIIFFNHKRKQTFLLLYDLAYLSFEITFTNGSTATYFTPYLLCFSKSEEDKENIDSIVKTLLQQDFSPSEQLIFPPQKDEKYGLFRGQWHKCDYRSLCSYVQLVGRITKVLQEDLPFFRHSAKHKILHTNTQVSYEKATHINTDSFNWLMQNADQLYPVQQQTGIQYDQQFYLPCQIQSEVSKKSFDVYENRVLLCFIRAVLKKSQDTLDKFRRNIDQERQDCAAIKIPAGYTSCILLIKNQHITLSQEWCRKLEDYQKKLEQLYRQYAAFFEIKADEVSPLRRQPRMTKLFQEVKTYRDIYSLTVKWFKFGEIAIEQDDLLLRIKTLDKLFEYYCLLRLLDMLIKHEFKEYQPSNRFPYSLANKNLYSNEIDVPNTYYLRKDNISITFYYQPVVSSKGFENGLSLFRTNSESSHWTPDFILQLSQAGNTKRTYIILDAKFSDYKHITKNYLDEIIRKYESNAAAANDDEIKMICALQGRVDETDRYNREWYTPQKTKLLSQGYTVPVIHGIHPMNTRYPDIDDLLWEQIQKCVPYL, from the coding sequence TTGAAAGTCAAGCTATTATGTGCTGACAACACAAGTATCGATTTAGAGCTTAGTGAACAATTACCGGATACAGCCTCCGTCGATTTTGCTGATTGTTCGTGTGTAAAGGAAAATGGGTGGTACGGAATTGAACTGACAGATTTTTCCGAGCCAATCATTAAAATATCGCTGTGTGTAAATGAAAATGAAATTGTCCCTGAAAGCTCTGGAGAAACTGAAATAAATAGCCACAAAATTATATTTTTCAATCACAAGAGAAAGCAAACGTTTTTACTACTTTATGACTTAGCTTATCTCTCCTTTGAAATTACTTTCACAAATGGCTCAACCGCAACCTATTTTACACCCTATCTGTTGTGTTTCAGTAAAAGCGAAGAAGATAAGGAAAATATCGACAGTATTGTAAAAACACTTCTGCAACAGGATTTTTCGCCGTCCGAACAACTAATTTTTCCACCGCAAAAAGACGAAAAATATGGTCTATTCAGAGGACAATGGCATAAGTGTGATTACAGATCGCTCTGTTCTTATGTTCAACTCGTCGGAAGAATCACCAAGGTTCTCCAAGAAGATTTGCCCTTCTTCCGCCATTCCGCTAAACATAAGATCCTGCACACAAACACGCAGGTGTCCTACGAAAAAGCGACCCATATCAATACGGACAGTTTTAACTGGCTTATGCAAAATGCAGATCAGCTGTATCCTGTGCAACAACAAACCGGAATTCAATACGATCAGCAGTTTTATCTGCCTTGTCAAATCCAGTCTGAAGTCAGTAAAAAATCCTTTGATGTGTACGAAAATCGAGTGCTTCTGTGCTTTATTCGTGCGGTATTGAAAAAAAGCCAAGATACTCTAGACAAATTTAGAAGAAACATTGATCAGGAAAGGCAAGATTGCGCAGCAATCAAAATACCTGCCGGTTATACCTCCTGCATACTTCTCATCAAAAACCAACACATCACTCTTTCACAAGAATGGTGTAGAAAACTGGAAGATTATCAAAAAAAATTAGAACAGCTGTACCGTCAATATGCCGCTTTTTTTGAAATCAAAGCAGATGAGGTGTCCCCTTTGCGCCGCCAACCCAGAATGACCAAGCTGTTCCAGGAGGTGAAAACCTATCGAGACATTTATAGTCTTACTGTAAAGTGGTTCAAGTTCGGAGAAATCGCCATTGAGCAAGATGATCTACTTCTACGGATCAAGACCTTGGACAAGCTGTTTGAATACTACTGCCTACTGCGTTTGCTTGATATGTTGATCAAGCATGAATTCAAGGAATATCAGCCCAGCAATCGTTTCCCCTACTCTTTGGCAAACAAGAATCTATACTCGAATGAAATAGATGTCCCGAACACATACTATCTACGCAAAGATAATATTTCAATCACATTCTATTATCAGCCCGTTGTTAGTAGCAAAGGCTTTGAGAATGGCTTATCTCTATTTCGAACAAATTCCGAAAGTTCTCACTGGACTCCCGACTTCATTCTTCAGCTGTCTCAAGCAGGAAACACAAAGCGAACATATATTATCTTAGACGCAAAATTCTCTGACTATAAACACATCACCAAGAATTATCTTGATGAGATTATTCGGAAATATGAGAGTAACGCTGCCGCAGCCAATGATGACGAGATCAAAATGATTTGCGCACTGCAAGGACGAGTAGATGAAACCGATCGATACAATCGTGAATGGTACACACCACAGAAAACCAAACTGTTATCCCAAGGCTATACCGTACCGGTCATTCACGGTATTCACCCAATGAACACGCGTTATCCGGATATCGACGACTTGCTCTGGGAACAAATTCAAAAGTGCGTACCATATCTGTAA
- a CDS encoding TetR/AcrR family transcriptional regulator: MDRRVKRTKAAVFNAMIALMIEKETDKITVLELCKKADINKSTFYLHFKSMGACIQFCFETITNGIVEIAKGINYDQIQRDPTDIINSMLNEIERNNNIERLTKFKNSRMCAPALRMLKQQMTEAICSHNNFTMEKNYHQVTNVIYAVGGCIDVILEPLPAFDREKLTAVLTAQLRKIR; the protein is encoded by the coding sequence ATGGACAGACGGGTAAAGCGCACCAAGGCGGCGGTCTTTAACGCTATGATCGCGCTGATGATTGAAAAAGAAACGGACAAGATCACCGTATTGGAGCTGTGCAAAAAAGCAGACATTAACAAAAGCACCTTTTATCTGCACTTTAAGAGCATGGGCGCGTGCATTCAATTCTGCTTTGAGACCATCACCAACGGCATTGTGGAGATCGCCAAGGGCATCAACTACGATCAAATCCAGCGGGATCCCACGGATATAATTAACAGTATGCTCAATGAGATTGAGCGCAACAACAACATTGAGCGGCTGACCAAATTCAAAAACAGCCGTATGTGCGCCCCCGCCCTGCGCATGCTCAAACAGCAGATGACCGAGGCCATTTGCTCCCACAACAACTTCACTATGGAGAAAAATTATCACCAGGTAACCAATGTGATCTACGCCGTAGGCGGCTGTATTGATGTGATTCTGGAGCCGCTGCCCGCCTTTGACCGGGAAAAACTGACTGCCGTACTCACCGCGCAGCTGCGCAAAATACGGTAA
- a CDS encoding MBL fold metallo-hydrolase: MKTCAKTRKIVPLVLALLLLFGGCSAVNRAAVFGTNGNETTRRQDVLTVEFLDVGQANAALLTCGGKSLLIDGGNVADGAKVTRAVQAATDRLDYVVNTHGHEDHVGGLAAVVDAVPVGQAIVSPVTADSDDYQDFLDALADRGVTPVAGQAGMQFPLGDAKCTVLGPAAAGSDLNNSSLVLQVRFGGATFLFMGDAGAEEERSLIQSGADVSCDVLAVGHHGSGSATGYVFLRQALPKYAVISVGAGNRYGHPAESTLSRLRDAGCTVYRTDQSGTITIVTDKNGKIRCPA; the protein is encoded by the coding sequence ATGAAAACTTGTGCAAAAACACGAAAAATTGTCCCGCTGGTACTGGCGCTCTTGCTGCTTTTTGGCGGTTGCAGTGCGGTCAACAGGGCTGCCGTCTTTGGTACAAACGGCAACGAGACTACCCGGCGGCAGGATGTGTTGACGGTGGAATTTCTGGATGTAGGTCAGGCCAATGCGGCGCTGCTCACCTGCGGGGGTAAGAGTCTGCTCATCGACGGCGGCAATGTGGCAGACGGCGCCAAGGTCACTCGTGCGGTGCAGGCGGCAACGGACCGGCTGGACTATGTGGTGAATACCCATGGCCATGAGGACCATGTGGGCGGCCTGGCCGCTGTGGTGGATGCGGTGCCGGTGGGTCAGGCCATTGTCAGCCCGGTGACGGCGGACAGCGACGATTACCAAGATTTTTTAGATGCGCTGGCGGATCGAGGCGTGACTCCGGTGGCCGGGCAGGCGGGTATGCAGTTCCCTTTGGGGGATGCGAAGTGTACCGTGCTGGGCCCCGCCGCTGCCGGCAGCGATCTGAACAACAGCAGTCTGGTGCTGCAAGTGCGCTTTGGCGGCGCGACTTTTCTCTTTATGGGTGACGCCGGGGCAGAGGAGGAGCGCAGCTTGATCCAAAGCGGTGCAGATGTAAGTTGTGATGTGTTGGCGGTGGGTCACCACGGCAGCGGCTCTGCCACCGGCTATGTGTTTCTGCGCCAGGCGTTGCCCAAGTATGCGGTGATCTCCGTGGGCGCAGGCAACCGTTATGGCCACCCGGCAGAGAGCACGCTTTCCCGCCTGCGGGATGCCGGGTGTACCGTCTATCGCACGGATCAAAGCGGCACAATCACCATAGTGACGGATAAAAACGGAAAAATCCGCTGTCCTGCATAA
- a CDS encoding AAA family ATPase has protein sequence MDFSDYQGREILAWMTYNENYAYENTKCYISPRCFFDNGEPIRSDDFPDNGAILANFKNTEVSEFFRHSNEPVLIKMRKDLDESRCKNTHYEPGRGKSKYFISFDPYWHGDSYFTCSEFEGKDFYQIIDTNQDSYIRRELPKHILLYARQVLLRVDNNLYGPYECTGDRKLAGVEKFQYIVGEYDTREYNDQMYIVEENTNCVFLKQDALPSPFECAHHEDAIDKKTLLSQFKATLSSEKKYSRSELRRIVDDMSQYIPNNENGIDSATQAKRNKRIQEWILKMAKEDDSDRASIEDLLLRVFQYANEDDQFRDILHEQIRHLPQRQATDEADPIGRDIQQYEEIITDLQNQLEESKAECSDLTAAVNQNTPQSELEEIRHEIDKLNKEIAEKKVQADEWKQKEKEEHDAYDRRVQDNKQVEETFNKTITEFESKAEAALAAKVLDKELMNKLLRSIGEEPLDNTAQNLCLPVIQYLETPKTQKEKQDEIIATVQDYLQNAHREAEWNDVANYLICTTQGFITTFAGEPGTGKTSLCTLLAKALGLAGTESSSSRFVDISVERGWTSVKDFIGYYNPLSKRTIASNERVLHAFEQMNYECRKKPNVIAPYLLLLDEANLSPIEHYWAPFFKSCDFDSAANRSISLGGKTIYQLPEHLRFLATVNFDHSTEELSPRFLDRSWVITLNPDDIDASYSKTPPNADHAISFSDLTSAFASDNESQENAQIWTKWEDVKRIFKGFNSPIMPRSQRMVTQYLRVAEQCMDTTTARTSLAPIDYAIAQKILPTINGYGESYKNLIEELRKQVAINENSMPLTYNHLERMKKAADENMDFYQFFAK, from the coding sequence ATGGATTTTAGTGATTATCAAGGCAGAGAAATATTGGCATGGATGACATATAACGAAAACTATGCTTATGAAAACACAAAATGCTATATTTCTCCGCGATGTTTTTTTGATAACGGTGAACCAATCCGTTCCGACGACTTTCCAGACAACGGTGCAATCCTCGCTAACTTTAAGAATACAGAAGTATCTGAATTTTTTAGGCATTCTAATGAGCCCGTATTGATCAAAATGAGGAAAGACTTAGACGAGTCAAGGTGCAAAAACACCCACTATGAGCCTGGCCGTGGTAAATCAAAGTATTTCATTTCTTTTGATCCATACTGGCACGGTGATTCTTATTTTACTTGTAGTGAATTTGAGGGAAAAGATTTTTACCAAATCATCGACACTAATCAAGATTCTTACATAAGAAGAGAACTGCCTAAGCATATTCTGCTTTATGCCAGACAAGTTCTCCTTCGCGTTGACAACAATTTATATGGACCTTATGAGTGCACAGGGGATAGGAAGCTTGCCGGAGTAGAAAAATTCCAATACATTGTTGGTGAGTATGATACAAGAGAATACAATGACCAAATGTACATTGTGGAAGAAAACACGAATTGCGTTTTTCTAAAGCAGGATGCGCTACCCTCTCCCTTTGAATGTGCGCACCATGAAGATGCCATAGACAAGAAAACACTGCTATCACAATTCAAAGCCACTCTTAGCAGCGAAAAGAAATATTCTCGATCTGAGCTAAGAAGAATCGTTGATGACATGTCTCAGTACATTCCAAACAACGAAAACGGTATAGATTCCGCTACCCAGGCTAAACGCAACAAGAGAATCCAGGAATGGATCTTGAAAATGGCCAAGGAAGATGACAGTGATCGAGCAAGTATCGAAGATTTACTATTGCGTGTTTTCCAATACGCAAATGAAGATGACCAATTTCGTGACATTTTGCATGAACAAATTAGACATTTGCCACAACGGCAAGCAACAGACGAAGCCGACCCAATAGGCCGTGACATTCAACAATACGAAGAAATAATAACCGATTTACAAAATCAGCTTGAAGAGTCAAAAGCTGAATGCAGCGACCTAACTGCTGCCGTAAACCAGAACACTCCACAATCTGAATTGGAAGAAATTCGGCACGAAATTGACAAATTAAACAAAGAAATAGCTGAAAAGAAAGTACAAGCAGATGAATGGAAACAGAAAGAAAAAGAAGAACATGATGCTTATGATCGCAGAGTACAGGACAACAAGCAAGTTGAAGAAACATTCAATAAGACAATAACTGAATTTGAGAGTAAAGCAGAAGCAGCGCTGGCTGCCAAAGTTTTAGACAAAGAACTGATGAATAAACTACTGCGCAGTATTGGTGAAGAGCCACTAGACAATACCGCTCAAAATCTTTGCTTGCCGGTAATACAGTATTTGGAAACACCAAAAACGCAAAAGGAAAAGCAAGACGAAATCATTGCCACTGTACAAGACTATTTGCAAAATGCCCATCGAGAAGCAGAATGGAATGATGTGGCGAACTACTTGATTTGCACTACACAAGGGTTCATTACCACTTTTGCCGGCGAACCCGGAACCGGAAAGACTTCTCTTTGTACCCTCTTAGCCAAAGCGCTAGGACTGGCGGGGACGGAAAGCAGTAGCTCTCGTTTTGTAGACATCTCTGTAGAGCGGGGATGGACCTCTGTCAAAGACTTTATTGGCTACTATAATCCATTGTCCAAACGCACGATCGCCAGCAACGAGCGTGTGCTCCATGCCTTTGAACAAATGAATTATGAATGTCGGAAAAAACCAAATGTCATTGCACCCTATCTTCTGCTTTTAGATGAAGCGAATTTGAGTCCGATCGAACATTACTGGGCGCCATTCTTCAAAAGCTGCGATTTTGATTCCGCAGCCAATCGTTCCATTAGTTTGGGTGGGAAAACAATTTATCAGTTACCTGAGCATCTGCGTTTTTTGGCTACAGTCAATTTTGACCATTCCACAGAGGAATTGTCCCCAAGATTTCTAGATCGCAGTTGGGTGATTACCTTAAATCCAGATGATATTGATGCGTCTTATAGTAAAACACCGCCAAACGCAGATCATGCAATTTCATTTAGCGATCTCACATCTGCTTTTGCCTCCGATAACGAAAGCCAAGAAAACGCGCAAATCTGGACCAAATGGGAAGATGTAAAGCGTATTTTTAAGGGCTTCAACTCGCCCATTATGCCACGAAGTCAGCGAATGGTAACACAGTATCTGCGCGTCGCCGAGCAATGCATGGACACTACAACTGCTCGAACAAGCTTGGCACCAATAGATTATGCAATCGCACAAAAAATTCTGCCCACAATTAATGGATATGGTGAATCATATAAAAATTTGATAGAAGAACTCAGAAAACAAGTTGCTATCAATGAAAATTCTATGCCGCTGACTTACAATCACTTAGAGCGTATGAAGAAAGCGGCAGATGAAAACATGGATTTCTACCAGTTCTTTGCAAAATAA
- a CDS encoding SDR family NAD(P)-dependent oxidoreductase, with translation MYCWLDGKTVVVTGASGGMGAGIAATLIKKHGCTVIGVARSEPKMLKFIEELGPTYAQQFSYKLFDVSVKENWENFYNELVEEGVQVDVLVNNAGILPKFKRFDRYSDEEIERAININFYSCVYSVKTFLPMLLQSTDPGIVNIDSSAALMSLAGTSMYSASKAALKGFTEALREEFRGKCYVGLVCPGFTKTDIFRGQSNAGGKGEKVINMISTDCDLMVKMIMFGLEHKQALQIHGVDAHAMSVFGKLLPVNGSRLFSAVMKAADIDLFKEVFKDDAELAE, from the coding sequence ATGTATTGTTGGTTAGACGGCAAAACTGTTGTTGTAACCGGCGCTTCCGGCGGTATGGGCGCAGGCATTGCGGCTACCTTGATCAAGAAGCACGGCTGCACGGTGATCGGCGTGGCTCGGTCAGAACCCAAGATGCTCAAATTCATTGAGGAGCTTGGCCCCACTTATGCCCAGCAGTTCTCTTACAAGCTGTTTGATGTGTCTGTTAAGGAGAATTGGGAGAACTTCTATAACGAGCTGGTAGAGGAAGGCGTGCAGGTGGATGTGCTGGTCAACAACGCCGGTATTCTGCCTAAGTTTAAGCGCTTTGACCGCTACAGTGATGAAGAAATTGAGCGTGCCATTAACATTAATTTCTACAGCTGCGTGTATTCCGTTAAGACATTTCTGCCCATGCTGCTGCAGAGCACGGACCCGGGCATTGTTAACATTGACTCTTCCGCCGCGCTGATGAGCCTGGCCGGTACTTCCATGTACAGCGCTTCCAAGGCTGCACTGAAGGGCTTTACCGAGGCTCTGCGTGAGGAATTCCGTGGCAAGTGCTATGTGGGTCTGGTTTGCCCCGGCTTTACCAAGACGGATATTTTCCGCGGCCAGTCCAACGCAGGCGGCAAGGGCGAGAAGGTCATCAATATGATCTCTACCGATTGCGACCTGATGGTGAAGATGATCATGTTCGGTTTGGAGCACAAGCAGGCACTGCAGATCCACGGTGTGGATGCCCACGCCATGAGCGTGTTTGGCAAGCTGCTGCCGGTGAACGGCTCTCGCCTGTTCAGCGCTGTGATGAAAGCGGCGGACATTGACCTGTTTAAGGAAGTTTTTAAGGACGACGCCGAGCTGGCGGAGTAA
- a CDS encoding MFS transporter, giving the protein MSDKTEKKYMKKSEIVTFGIGLFGVALMTGWMPDYTATFFADFAFKGKGFDSATMANAISMVFLVAGIIGAVCELVIGYLVDNTRTKLGKVKPWVGFGVVPLAVVAMLVFIAPNTSNQTLAIVWMFVIYSLYTAFSCAVESPSNCFGSLCSPNPAERSTAISIASFLRSVGQSGGMVVVMVVGLVMKALMGKQQYKNAEGQGLDLVISTAVCALGLILFVMIFFTNNKERVPFTQEKVSLKDAVKVVFTYKNLLMVSLTKLCGFGRGVYGTVSLYIAIYLLGSKDLKLALLLPMGIGTAVGTLLVNFVLKKFSTKKTFILFCVYGASSMAILFLVSKGIGFNSTLIVPFLILNFFCGLQHGNTNVTPNIMIADCVDEIEWKTGQRKDGLAYAGYGLFSKIASAFTKALGPWLLYTWSGYAVSRDANVAYAAQTDSTLNKILMIYTIIPAVFVVLQAVPIFFYDMVGEKKARITRELMERREAAGLVAGEGEETADAAAAE; this is encoded by the coding sequence ATGTCTGACAAAACGGAAAAAAAGTACATGAAGAAGTCAGAGATCGTTACCTTTGGTATCGGTCTGTTCGGCGTGGCTCTGATGACCGGCTGGATGCCGGACTACACCGCTACCTTCTTCGCTGACTTCGCGTTCAAAGGCAAGGGATTTGACTCCGCCACCATGGCAAACGCCATCTCTATGGTGTTCTTGGTGGCCGGTATCATCGGCGCCGTGTGCGAGCTGGTGATCGGCTATTTGGTGGATAACACCCGCACCAAGCTGGGCAAGGTAAAGCCCTGGGTGGGCTTCGGCGTGGTGCCGCTGGCCGTGGTGGCTATGCTGGTATTCATTGCACCCAACACCTCCAACCAAACCTTGGCGATCGTGTGGATGTTTGTGATCTACTCCTTGTATACCGCCTTCAGCTGTGCGGTAGAAAGCCCGTCTAACTGCTTCGGCTCCCTGTGCTCGCCTAATCCGGCAGAGCGCTCCACCGCCATCTCCATCGCTTCGTTCCTGCGCAGCGTGGGCCAGTCCGGCGGTATGGTAGTCGTGATGGTGGTGGGCCTGGTAATGAAGGCCTTGATGGGCAAGCAGCAATATAAGAACGCCGAGGGCCAGGGTCTTGACCTGGTGATCTCCACGGCGGTGTGCGCCCTGGGCCTGATCCTCTTTGTGATGATCTTCTTTACCAATAACAAAGAGCGTGTGCCTTTCACGCAGGAGAAGGTGAGCCTGAAAGACGCCGTCAAGGTGGTCTTTACATACAAGAACCTGCTGATGGTGTCCTTGACCAAGCTGTGCGGCTTTGGCCGCGGCGTGTACGGCACCGTGTCTTTGTACATTGCCATTTACCTGCTGGGCTCTAAGGACCTGAAGCTGGCGCTGCTGCTGCCCATGGGTATCGGTACCGCTGTGGGCACCCTGCTGGTGAACTTTGTGCTCAAGAAGTTCTCCACCAAAAAGACCTTTATTCTTTTCTGCGTGTACGGTGCGTCTTCCATGGCAATCCTGTTCCTGGTGTCTAAGGGTATCGGCTTTAACAGCACCCTGATTGTGCCGTTCCTGATCCTGAACTTCTTCTGCGGTTTGCAGCACGGCAACACCAATGTAACCCCCAATATTATGATCGCCGACTGCGTAGACGAGATCGAGTGGAAAACCGGCCAGCGCAAGGACGGTCTGGCGTATGCCGGTTACGGCCTGTTCTCCAAGATCGCTTCCGCCTTCACCAAGGCGCTGGGTCCCTGGCTGCTGTACACCTGGTCCGGCTATGCCGTATCTCGTGACGCCAATGTGGCTTATGCTGCCCAGACGGATTCTACTTTGAACAAGATCTTAATGATCTACACCATCATTCCCGCCGTGTTCGTTGTGCTCCAGGCGGTGCCCATCTTCTTCTACGATATGGTCGGTGAGAAGAAGGCGCGCATTACCCGCGAGCTGATGGAGCGCCGTGAGGCCGCCGGTTTGGTTGCCGGTGAGGGCGAAGAGACTGCCGATGCGGCAGCAGCCGAGTAA
- a CDS encoding carbon starvation protein A, giving the protein MNTLVIVLIAIVVLGAGYVLYGRHIAKSWGIDPKAETPAVKYNDGKDFVPTNGWTVFSHQFSSIAGAGPVTGAIQAAVFGWVPVLLWILIGGVFFGAVTDFGALYASVKNEGKSMGMLIEKYIGKLGRKLFTIFCWLFSVLIIAVFADMVTGTFSAFDAETLQKLPTAGVNGSAGMVSIMFMVFAVVFGLIQKKWNLTGWKEFVVGVVFIVASFAVGIKVPIIMGKTQWAAVVFAYIFLAAIMPIWLMKQPRDYMTTIMFVCMIAGAIIGLVIGHPTMELPAFTGFNNEKLGTMFPILFVTVACGAVSGFHSLVSSGTSSKTIANEKDMLKVGYGAMILESVLAVLALCVAGAAAKNGVAAEGTPFQIFSRGVAGFFEKMGVPVQVATVFMTMCVSALALTTLDAVARIGKMSFQEIFSVDDMQHAALWRKVVCNPYFATIITLFCGYVLTKVGYQQIWPLFGSANQLLSALVLITLCVFLKVTGRKNKILFPPMIIMLCVTFTALVQRLIAMIKAIQQAAAVEIPAGQTSWGAVFIANGLQLIIAVLLIVLGLTIVVNSAKSYVKSKKGSETEEVAKA; this is encoded by the coding sequence ATGAACACATTGGTTATTGTACTGATTGCCATTGTTGTGTTAGGTGCGGGCTATGTGCTGTATGGTCGCCATATTGCCAAGTCCTGGGGTATTGATCCCAAGGCAGAGACCCCCGCAGTGAAGTACAACGACGGCAAAGACTTTGTACCGACCAACGGCTGGACGGTGTTCAGCCATCAATTTTCCTCTATCGCAGGTGCAGGCCCGGTTACCGGCGCCATTCAGGCGGCGGTCTTTGGTTGGGTGCCGGTGCTGCTGTGGATCCTGATCGGCGGCGTTTTCTTCGGCGCCGTTACGGACTTCGGTGCCCTGTACGCTTCTGTGAAGAACGAGGGCAAGAGCATGGGTATGCTCATTGAAAAGTACATCGGCAAGCTGGGCCGCAAATTGTTTACCATCTTTTGCTGGCTGTTCTCCGTGCTGATCATCGCCGTATTTGCGGATATGGTTACCGGCACATTCTCTGCCTTTGATGCGGAGACTCTGCAAAAGCTGCCGACTGCCGGGGTCAACGGCTCCGCCGGTATGGTGTCTATTATGTTTATGGTGTTTGCCGTGGTGTTCGGCCTGATCCAGAAGAAGTGGAACCTGACCGGGTGGAAAGAGTTTGTTGTGGGCGTTGTCTTTATTGTTGCGTCCTTTGCCGTCGGCATTAAAGTGCCCATCATCATGGGCAAGACCCAATGGGCTGCCGTGGTGTTCGCTTATATTTTCCTGGCGGCCATTATGCCCATTTGGCTGATGAAGCAGCCTCGGGACTATATGACCACCATTATGTTTGTGTGCATGATCGCCGGTGCCATCATCGGTTTGGTCATCGGCCACCCCACCATGGAGCTGCCTGCCTTTACCGGGTTTAATAACGAGAAGCTGGGCACCATGTTCCCCATTCTGTTTGTGACCGTGGCCTGCGGCGCTGTGTCCGGGTTCCATAGCCTGGTGTCCTCCGGCACTTCGTCTAAGACCATCGCCAATGAGAAGGATATGCTGAAAGTGGGCTACGGCGCCATGATTTTGGAGAGCGTGCTGGCTGTACTGGCGCTGTGCGTGGCCGGTGCCGCCGCCAAGAACGGCGTGGCTGCCGAGGGCACTCCGTTCCAGATCTTCTCCCGCGGCGTTGCCGGGTTCTTTGAGAAAATGGGCGTGCCGGTACAGGTAGCCACCGTGTTTATGACCATGTGTGTGTCCGCTTTGGCGCTGACCACGCTGGACGCTGTGGCGCGGATCGGTAAAATGTCTTTCCAGGAGATCTTCAGCGTAGACGATATGCAGCACGCAGCTCTGTGGCGCAAGGTGGTGTGCAATCCGTATTTTGCTACCATCATCACCCTGTTTTGCGGCTATGTGCTCACCAAGGTGGGCTACCAGCAGATTTGGCCTCTGTTTGGCTCTGCCAACCAGTTGCTCAGCGCACTGGTGCTGATTACGCTGTGCGTGTTCCTGAAGGTTACAGGCAGAAAGAACAAGATCCTGTTCCCGCCTATGATCATTATGCTGTGCGTTACCTTTACTGCATTGGTGCAGCGGCTGATCGCCATGATCAAGGCCATTCAGCAGGCTGCCGCAGTGGAGATCCCTGCCGGACAGACCAGCTGGGGCGCTGTGTTTATTGCCAACGGTTTGCAGCTGATCATCGCCGTGCTGCTGATTGTACTGGGCTTGACCATTGTGGTCAACAGTGCCAAGAGCTATGTGAAGAGCAAAAAAGGCAGCGAGACCGAAGAGGTCGCCAAGGCATAA
- a CDS encoding 3-deoxy-7-phosphoheptulonate synthase, with product MHFIRKLPIPQELKKEMPLTPELAAYKDKRDQEIAAIIRSESDKLLLVIGPCSADREDAVIDYIHRLAEVQKQVADKILIVPRIYTGKPRTTGAGYKGMLHQPDPGKKPDMYEGIRAIRHIHLRALQETGLSCADEMLYPENHRYLSDLLSYVAVGARSVENQEHRLISSGLDIPVGMKNPMSGDLSVMINAIKAAHGDHSFIYRGWEVESQGNPLSHAILRGSVDRHGINHANYHYENLRILHDLYVESGIANPAVLIDTNHSNSSKQYLQQVRIANEVLHSMRHSADIRRLVKGFMIESYIEDGAQKWEDGIYGKSITDPCLGWDKTRDLIFSLADQL from the coding sequence ATGCACTTTATTCGCAAGCTGCCCATTCCTCAGGAGCTGAAAAAAGAGATGCCCCTGACTCCGGAGCTGGCTGCCTACAAGGACAAGCGGGATCAGGAGATCGCCGCCATTATCCGCAGCGAGAGCGACAAGCTGCTGTTGGTGATCGGCCCTTGCTCGGCGGATCGGGAGGATGCGGTGATTGACTATATCCACCGCCTGGCAGAGGTGCAAAAGCAGGTGGCGGACAAAATCTTGATCGTTCCCCGCATTTATACCGGCAAGCCCCGCACCACCGGCGCCGGGTATAAGGGTATGCTCCACCAGCCGGACCCGGGTAAAAAGCCGGATATGTACGAGGGTATTCGCGCCATTCGCCATATTCACCTGCGTGCCTTGCAGGAGACCGGGCTGTCTTGTGCAGACGAGATGCTGTACCCGGAGAATCACCGGTATTTAAGCGACCTGCTGAGCTATGTGGCCGTCGGTGCCCGCAGCGTAGAGAACCAGGAGCACCGGCTGATCTCCAGTGGACTGGATATTCCTGTGGGTATGAAGAATCCCATGAGCGGGGATCTGTCTGTGATGATCAATGCCATTAAGGCCGCCCACGGCGACCATTCCTTTATTTATCGCGGCTGGGAGGTAGAGAGCCAGGGCAACCCCTTGTCCCACGCCATTTTGCGGGGCAGTGTGGACCGCCACGGCATCAACCACGCCAATTATCATTACGAGAATTTGCGTATTCTCCACGATCTGTATGTGGAGAGCGGCATTGCCAACCCGGCGGTGCTTATTGACACCAACCACTCCAATTCCTCCAAGCAGTACCTGCAACAGGTGCGTATTGCCAATGAGGTGCTTCACTCCATGCGCCACTCGGCGGATATTCGCCGGCTGGTGAAGGGCTTTATGATTGAGTCTTACATTGAGGACGGCGCCCAAAAGTGGGAGGACGGCATTTACGGCAAGTCCATCACCGACCCCTGTCTGGGTTGGGACAAGACCCGGGACCTGATTTTCTCCTTGGCGGATCAGTTGTAA